Proteins found in one Hirundo rustica isolate bHirRus1 chromosome Z, bHirRus1.pri.v3, whole genome shotgun sequence genomic segment:
- the LOC120765293 gene encoding thioredoxin: MVKIVGSLVEFEEELKSAGEKLIVVDFSATWCGPCKMIKPFFHSLCEKYGDVVFIEIDVDDAQDVASHCDVKCMPTFQFYKNGKKVQEFSGANKEKLEETIKSLV; encoded by the exons gtTGAATTTGAGGAAGAGCTGAAATCTGCTGGTGAGAAGCTTATAGTAGTTGACTTCTCTGCCACATGGTGTGGACCATGCAAAATGATCAAGCCCTTTTTCCAC aGTTTGTGTGAGAAGTATGGGGATGTGGTATTCATAGAAATCGATGTGGATGATGCCCAG gatGTTGCTTCACACTGTGATGTGAAGTGTATGCCAACGTTCCAGTTTTATAAGAATGGAAAGAAG GTGCAGGAGTTCTCTGGGGCCAATAAAGAGAAGCTGGAAGAGACCATTAAAAGTCTAGTCTAA